In Ammospiza caudacuta isolate bAmmCau1 chromosome 2, bAmmCau1.pri, whole genome shotgun sequence, a genomic segment contains:
- the PHB2 gene encoding prohibitin-2 isoform X2, whose translation MAQNLKDLAGRLPTGPRGVGTALKLLLGAGALAYGVRESVFIEGGQRAIFFNRIGGVQQDTILAEGLHFRIPWFQYPIIYDIRARPRKISSPTGSKDLQMVNISLRVLTRPNAAELPSMYQRLGLDYEERVLPSIVNEVLKSVVAKFNASQLITQRAQVSLLIRRELTERAKDFSLILDDVAITELSFSREYTAAVEAKQVAQQEAQRAQFLVEKAKQEQKQKIVQAEGEATAAKMLGEALSRNPGYIKLRKIRAAQNISKTIAASQNRVYLTADNLVLNLQDEAFTSDSLLPKGKK comes from the exons aTGGCGCAGAACCTGAAGGACCTGGCAGGGCGGCTGCCGACCGGGCCCCGCGGCGTCGGCACCGCGCTTAAGCTGCTGCTGGGCGCCGGTGCCCTGGCCTATGGCGTGCGAGAGTCCGTCTTCATTG AGGGTGGCCAGCGCGCCATCTTCTTCAACCGCATCGGCGGCGTGCAGCAGGACACTATCCTGGCCGAGGGGCTGCACTTCAG GATCCCCTGGTTCCAGTATCCCATCATCTACGACATCCGAGCGCGGCCGCGGAAAATCTCCTCCCCCACCGGTTCCAAAG ACCTGCAGATGGTGAACATCTCCCTGCGGGTGCTGACGCGGCCCAACGCGGCCGAGCTGCCCAGCATGTACCAGCGCCTGGGGCTGGACTACGAGGAGCGAGTGCTGCCCTCCATCGTCAACGAGGTGCTCAAGAGCGTCGTGGCCAAGTTCAACGCCTCGCAGCTCATCACGCAGAGGGCCCAG gTGTCTCTGCTCATTAGGAGAGAGCTGACAGAGAGAGCCAAGGATTTCAGCCTCATCCTGGATGATGTGGCTATCACAGAGCTCAGTTTCAGCCGTGAAtacacagctgctgtggaggCTAAGCAAGTGG cccagcaggaggCACAGCGTGCCCAGTTCCTGGTGGAGAAGGCCAAGCAGGAGCAGAAGCAGAAGATAGTTCAGGCTGAAGGAGAAGCGACAGCTGCCAAGATG CTCGGGGAAGCTCTCAGCAGGAATCCAGGCTACATCAAGCTACGTAAGATCCGAGCTGCTCAAAACATCTCAAAAACG attgCTGCCTCACAAAACCGTGTGTATCTCACAGCAGATAACTTGGTACTGAACCTGCAGGATGAGGCCTTCACCAG TGACAGCCTCCTAcccaaaggaaagaaatga
- the LPCAT3 gene encoding LOW QUALITY PROTEIN: lysophospholipid acyltransferase 5 (The sequence of the model RefSeq protein was modified relative to this genomic sequence to represent the inferred CDS: deleted 1 base in 1 codon) has translation MGAQGAARGAGAAVLVPLPGSGRDRPAGRPAAKMAVAGSGWSLARLAEALGSSEQALRLILSILMGYPFALFQRYFLFQKETYLIHLYNVFTGLSIAYFNFGTQFFHSLICVLIQFLILRLMGRTITAVITTFLFQMTYLMAGYYFTATEHYDIKWTMPHCVLTLKLIGLAIDYYDGGKDPEFLTPEQRRFAVRGVPTLLEVSGFSYFYGAFMVGPQFSMTDYQKLARGEMTDVPGQRPNSFVPALKRLSLGLLFLVTYTLSSPYISDEYLTSDDYMEKPFWFRCGYILIWGKIILYKYVTCWLVTEGVCILVGLGYNGKDQNGKPLWNACANMKVWLYETTPLFTGTIASFNINTNAWVARYIFKRLKFLGNKLLSQALALFFLAIWHGLHSGYLVCFQMELLIVIVERQAMNLVRDSPALSTLASITVLRPIFYVLQQTNHWMFMGYSLVPFCLFTWDKWMKVYRSIYFFGHVLFFTLLLVLPYIRRSIVPRKEKLKRAE, from the exons ATGGGCGCGCAGGGGGCCGCGCGCGGTGCGGGGGCCGCGGTG CTGGTGCCGCTGCCGGGTTCGGGGCGCGACCGGCCGGCGGGGCGGCCGGCGGCGAAGATGGCGGTGGCGGGGTCCGGCTGGAGCCTGGCGCGGCTGGCCGAGGCCCTGGGCTCCTCGGAGCAGGCGCTGCGCCTCATCCTCTCCATCCTCATGG gatATCCTTTTGCCTTGTTCCAGCGCTACTTCCTCTTCCAGAAGGAGACCTACCTCATTCACCTCTACAACGTGTTCACAGGACTCTCAATTGCTTACTTCAATTTTG GGACGCAGTTTTTTCACTCCCTGATATGTGTCCTAATCCAGTTCCTGATCCTGAGACTAATGGGTCGCACAATCACTGCCGTCATCACCACCTTTCTCTTTCAGATG ACATATCTTATGGCTGGATATTACTTCACAGCCACAGAGCATTATGACATCAAGTGGACAATGCCACATTGTGTCTTGACACTTAAGTTGATTG GTCTGGCCATTGATTACTATGATGGAGGAAAAGATCCG GAGTTCCTGACCCCTGAGCAGCGGCGATTTGCTGTTCGGGGGGTTCCTACCTTGCTGGAGGTCTCAGGATTCTCCTATTTCTATGGTGCCTTCATGGTTGGGCCTCAGTTCTCCATGACAGACTATCAGAAACTGGCAAGGGGTGAGATGACTGACGTTCCAGGCCAGAGACCCAATAG tttcGTGCCTGCTCTCAAGCGCCTGAGCCTGGGTCTCTTGTTTCTAGTAACCTACACCTTGTCGAGCCCGTACATCTCTGACGAGTACCTCACCTCAGATGACTATATG GAGAAGCCTTTCTGGTTCCGTTGTGGTTACATATTGATCTGGGGCAAAATTATACTCTACAAATACGTAACTTGCTGGCTTGTTACG GAAGGTGTCTGCATCCTTGTTGGTCTGGGGTACAATGGGAAAGACCAGAATGGAAAGCCTTTGTGGAATGCCTGTGCCAACATGAAGGTCTGGCTGTATGAGACAACACCTTTGTTCACAGGGACCATTGCTTCTTTCAACATCAACACCAATGCTTGGGTGGCCCG CTACATCTTCAAGCGCCTGAAGTTCCTGGGCAACAAACTGCTGTCACAGGCCCTGGCCCTGTTCTTCCTGGCCATCTGGCACGGGCTGCACTCTGGCTACCTGGTGTGCTTTCAGATGGAGCTGCTGATAGTCATCGTGGAAAGACAG GCCATGAACCTTGTTCGGGACAGTCCTGCCCTAAGCACTTTGGCCTCCATCACTGTCTTGCGGCCCATCTTCTACGTGCTGCAGCAGACTAACCACTGGATGTTCATGGGTTACTCCCTGGTGCCATTCTGCCTTTTCACCTGGGACAAATGGATGAAG GTGTACAGGTCTATTTATTTCTTCGGCCACGTGTTGTTCTTCACCTTACTGCTGGTGTTGCCTTACATTCGCAGATCAATCGTGCCACGGAAAGAAAAGCTAAAAAGAGCAGAATAA
- the C1S gene encoding complement C1s subcomponent translates to MWSLILFCLPVWAEAASMYGEILSPNYPQVYPNYANETWHIQVPLGYGIHLYFTHLDLEPSQDCEYDFVKILSGGYVEGVLCGQKKPRAPDSRIVEEFRVPYNSLTMRFQSDFSNEERFTGFAAYYVAVDLDECMDFVDEPCSHYCNNYIGGYFCSCPPDYFLYEDNKTCGVNCSGNVFTEPTGEIASPNYPSQYPENSRCDYRVALSPGYSVVLNIRSSDFDLEPADSNGICHDSLTIVSGKQRFGPYCGSKFPGPSEIKTRNNILDIIFQTDQGIQHKGWKIRYYGDPVTCPMSVISNSVLDPKKDRYILKDIVKVTCVEGYEIVMQRDSITSFLSSCEENGEWSNSHLSCVPVNCGDPPNVDNAQASYISELQEPLYTAAVRYECEAPYYTLENKGHAVYRCSASGEWVNEEMGTNLPKCVPVCGVPSNPIQDTGRIFGGTRAEKGNFPWQVYFNNPRASGVLISDRWVMTAAHVLEGYDKPTMYAGVINVRRDFLTQEAEKLIPEASFIHPGWKEEPAESRVDFDNDIALLKLRNPVKMGPDISPICLPGKSPEYELEEGTLGYIAGWGRREKGKLPADLLKAQIPVVSMDKCRSVKPDGFDGSVVYVFTDNMICAGGGKDSCQGDSGGAYAIQDPLNATRYYVAGLISWGPKCGTFGLYTKVVRYLDWIRETMRQHEGEEAWQE, encoded by the exons ATGTG GTCCCTGATCCTCTTCTGTCTCCCTGTCTGGGCTGAGGCAGCCTCCATGTATGGAGAGATCTTGTCACCCAATTATCCTCAGGTGTATCCCAATTATGCCAACGAAACCTGGCACATCCAGGTCCCTTTGGGATATGGCATTCACCTCTATTTCACACATCTGGATCTCGAACCATCACAGGACTGCGAATATGACTTTGTGAAG ATCCTGTCTGGTGGCTATGTCGAAGGCGTGCTTTGTGGGCAGAAGAAACCGCGTGCCCCTGACTCCAGGATTGTGGAGGAATTTCGTGTCCCTTACAACAGCCTCACTATGAGATTCCAATCAGACTTTTCCAATGAGGAGCGTTtcactggttttgctgcctACTATGTGGCAGTGG ATTTGGATGAGTGCATGGATTTTGTGGATGAACCCTGCAGTCATTACTGTAATAATTATATTGGAGGTTACTTCTGCAGCTGTCCACCAGATTATTTCCTCTATGAAGATAACAAAACTTGTGGAG TGAACTGCAGTGGGAATGTCTTCACTGAGCCAACAGGGGAGATTGCCAGCCCCAACTATCCCAGCCAGTACCCGGAGAACTCTCGCTGTGACTACCGAGTGGCTCTGAGCCCAGGCTACTCCGTGGTGCTGAACATTCGCAGCAGCGACTTCGACCTGGAGCCCGCCGACTCCAACGGGATCTGCCACGACAGCCTCACT ATTGTCTCTGGAAAACAGCGTTTTGGTCCCTATTGTGGCAGCAAATTCCCAGGTCCTTCTGAAATCAAAACCAGGAACAACATTCTTGACATAATCTTCCAGACAGACCAGGGCATACAACACAAAGGCTGGAAAATACGCTACTATGGGGACC CTGTAACCTGTCCCATGAGTGTCATCTCCAACTCTGTTCTTGACCCAAAGAAGGACAGATATATCTTAAAGGACATTGTGAAGGTGACCTGTGTGGAAGGCTACGAAATAGTGATG CAACGAGATAGCATCACAAGTTTTCTCTCCAGCTGTGAGGAAAATGGTGAATGGAGCAACTCCCACTTGAGCTGTGTTC cTGTGAACTGTGGTGATCCCCCTAATGTTGACAATGCCCAAGCCTCATACATCTCCGAACTCCAGGAGCCTCTGTACACAGCTGCTGTCCGCTATGAGTGTGAGGCACCCTACTACACCCTGGAAAACAAAGGGCATG CGGTATATCGGTGCTCAGCCAGTGGAGAATGGGTCAATGAAGAGATGGGAACAAATCTACCAAAATGTGTCCCAG TCTGTGGGGTGCCTAGCAATCCCATCCAAGACACAGGGAGGATTTTTGGAGGCACCCGTGCAGAAAAGGGGAACTTTCCGTGGCAGGTGTATTTCAATAACCCCAGAGCCAGTGGAGTGCTCATCTCTGACAGATGGGTGATGACTGCAGCTCACGTGCTGGAGGGGTACGACAAGCCCACCATGTATGCTGGGGTAATCAATGTTCGTAGAGATTTCCTGACGCAGGAAGCTGAAAAGCTTATCCCAGAAGCTTCTTTCATCCATCCCGGTTGGAAGGAGGAGCCTGCAGAAAGCAGGGTCGATTTTGATAATGATATTGCACTGCTGAAGCTGAGGAATCCTGTGAAGATGGGTCCAGACATCTCACCCATCTGCCTTCCTGGTAAATCTCCTGAATACGAGCTGGAAGAAGGGACTCTGGGCTACATTGCTGGATGGGGCCggagggagaaaggaaagctCCCTGCTGATCTTTTGAAGGCCCAGATTCCCGTGGTGAGCATGGACAAGTGCCGGTCTGTGAAACCAGACGGCTTCGATGGCTCCGTCGTTTATGTATTCACGGACAATATGATCTGTGCTGGCGGTGGCAAGGACAGCTGCCAGGGGGACAGTGGTGGAGCCTATGCCATCCAGGACCCTCTGAATGCCACCCGGTACTACGTGGCAGGGCTCATCTCCTGGGGGCCAAAGTGTGGCACCTTTGGCCTCTACACCAAGGTGGTGCGGTACCTGGACTGGATCAGAGAGACCATGCGCCAGCACGAGGGCGAGGAAGCCTGGCAGGAATAG
- the EMG1 gene encoding ribosomal RNA small subunit methyltransferase NEP1: protein MAAPRRARGDAPEEDEDDEGRSVEAKRSRGQRRLLVVLEGASLETVKVGKTFELLNCDKHKALLLRNGRDPGEVRPDITHQSLLMLMDSPLNRAGLLQVYIHTKKNVLIEVNPQTRIPRTFDRFCGLMVQLLHKLSVRAADGPQKLLKVIKNPVTDHLPVGCMKIGTSFAASQVSDLRELVPAADPVVIVVGAFAHGSVNVDYTEKMVSISNYPLSAALTCAKITTAFEEVWGIV, encoded by the exons ATGGCGGCGCCCAGGCGGGCACGTGGGGACGCGCCggaggaggatgaagatgatgaagggCGCTCGGTGGAGGCTAAGCGGTcccgcgggcagcgccggcTCCTGGTCGTGCTGGAGGGGGCGAGCCTGGAGACCGTGAAG GTGGGGAAGACGTTCGAGCTGCTCAACTGCGACAAGCACAAGGCGCTGCTGCTGCGGAACGGCCGGGACCCTGGGGAGGTGCGGCCCGACATCACGCACCAG AGTCTCCTGATGCTGATGGACAGCCCCCTGAATCgggctgggctcctgcaggtttACATCCACACCAAGAAGAATGTTCTCATTGAAGTCAATCCGCAAACCAGAATCCCAAGAACTTTTGATCGATTCTGTGGACTTATGG TTCAGCTGCTGCATAAGCTCAGTGTTAGAGCAGCTGATGGGCCTCAGAAACTGCTGAAG gtGATTAAAAACCCAGTGACTGACCATCTGCCCGTGGGCTGTATGAAGATTGGCACCTCTTTTGCAGCATCACAGGTGTCAGATCTGCGTGAGCTGGTTCCTGCCGCAGATCCAGTTGTCATCGTGGTGGGAGCTTTTGCCCACGGCTCG gtCAATGTTGACTATACAGAAAAGATGGTCTCTATCAGCAACTAtcccctttctgctgccctgacgTGTGCTAAAATTACTACTGCCTTTGAGGAAGTGTGGGGAATAGTATGA
- the PHB2 gene encoding prohibitin-2 isoform X1, producing the protein MAQNLKDLAGRLPTGPRGVGTALKLLLGAGALAYGVRESVFIVEGGQRAIFFNRIGGVQQDTILAEGLHFRIPWFQYPIIYDIRARPRKISSPTGSKDLQMVNISLRVLTRPNAAELPSMYQRLGLDYEERVLPSIVNEVLKSVVAKFNASQLITQRAQVSLLIRRELTERAKDFSLILDDVAITELSFSREYTAAVEAKQVAQQEAQRAQFLVEKAKQEQKQKIVQAEGEATAAKMLGEALSRNPGYIKLRKIRAAQNISKTIAASQNRVYLTADNLVLNLQDEAFTSDSLLPKGKK; encoded by the exons aTGGCGCAGAACCTGAAGGACCTGGCAGGGCGGCTGCCGACCGGGCCCCGCGGCGTCGGCACCGCGCTTAAGCTGCTGCTGGGCGCCGGTGCCCTGGCCTATGGCGTGCGAGAGTCCGTCTTCATTG TGGAGGGTGGCCAGCGCGCCATCTTCTTCAACCGCATCGGCGGCGTGCAGCAGGACACTATCCTGGCCGAGGGGCTGCACTTCAG GATCCCCTGGTTCCAGTATCCCATCATCTACGACATCCGAGCGCGGCCGCGGAAAATCTCCTCCCCCACCGGTTCCAAAG ACCTGCAGATGGTGAACATCTCCCTGCGGGTGCTGACGCGGCCCAACGCGGCCGAGCTGCCCAGCATGTACCAGCGCCTGGGGCTGGACTACGAGGAGCGAGTGCTGCCCTCCATCGTCAACGAGGTGCTCAAGAGCGTCGTGGCCAAGTTCAACGCCTCGCAGCTCATCACGCAGAGGGCCCAG gTGTCTCTGCTCATTAGGAGAGAGCTGACAGAGAGAGCCAAGGATTTCAGCCTCATCCTGGATGATGTGGCTATCACAGAGCTCAGTTTCAGCCGTGAAtacacagctgctgtggaggCTAAGCAAGTGG cccagcaggaggCACAGCGTGCCCAGTTCCTGGTGGAGAAGGCCAAGCAGGAGCAGAAGCAGAAGATAGTTCAGGCTGAAGGAGAAGCGACAGCTGCCAAGATG CTCGGGGAAGCTCTCAGCAGGAATCCAGGCTACATCAAGCTACGTAAGATCCGAGCTGCTCAAAACATCTCAAAAACG attgCTGCCTCACAAAACCGTGTGTATCTCACAGCAGATAACTTGGTACTGAACCTGCAGGATGAGGCCTTCACCAG TGACAGCCTCCTAcccaaaggaaagaaatga